The following are from one region of the Pectobacterium actinidiae genome:
- the ettA gene encoding energy-dependent translational throttle protein EttA: protein MAQYVYTMHRVGKVVPPKRHILKNISLSFFPGAKIGVLGLNGAGKSTLLRIMAGIDTDIEGEARPQPGIKIGYLPQEPQLNTEHTVRESVEEAVSEVVTALKRLDEVYALYADPDADFDKLAAEQGRLEEVIQAHDGHNLNNQLERAADALRLPEWDAKIATLSGGERRRVALCRLLLEKPDMLLLDEPTNHLDAESVAWLERFLHDFEGTVVAITHDRYFLDNVAGWILELDRGEGIPWEGNYSSWLEQKDQRLAQEASQEAARRKSIEKELEWVRQGAKGRQSKGKARLARFEELNNTEYQKRNETNELFIPPGARLGDKVVEVTNLSKSYGERQLIDGLSFSVPKGAIVGIIGPNGAGKSTLFRMMSGQEQPDSGTIELGETVKLASVDQFRDAMDNSKTVWEEVSGGQDIMRIGNTEMPSRAYVGRFNFKGVDQGKRVGELSGGERGRLHLAKLLQVGGNVLLLDEPTNDLDIETLRALENALLEFPGCAMVISHDRWFLDRIATHILDYQDEGKVEFFEGNFTEYEEYKKRTLGADALEPHRIKYKKIAK, encoded by the coding sequence GTGGCTCAATATGTTTATACCATGCATCGCGTCGGTAAGGTCGTACCGCCGAAGCGTCACATTCTGAAAAACATCTCCCTCAGTTTTTTCCCCGGTGCCAAGATCGGCGTGCTGGGTCTGAACGGAGCCGGTAAATCAACGCTGTTGCGTATTATGGCTGGCATTGATACGGACATCGAGGGCGAAGCTCGCCCACAACCTGGCATCAAAATCGGCTATTTGCCGCAGGAACCGCAGTTAAATACGGAGCACACCGTTCGTGAATCCGTAGAAGAAGCGGTATCTGAAGTCGTCACTGCGCTGAAGCGTCTGGATGAAGTCTATGCGCTGTACGCCGATCCGGATGCAGATTTCGATAAACTGGCTGCCGAGCAAGGTCGGCTGGAAGAAGTCATTCAGGCGCACGACGGTCACAACCTGAATAACCAGTTAGAGCGCGCGGCGGATGCCCTGCGTCTGCCTGAGTGGGATGCGAAAATCGCGACGCTGTCTGGGGGGGAACGTCGCCGCGTGGCGCTGTGCCGTCTGCTGCTGGAAAAACCAGACATGCTGCTGCTCGACGAACCGACCAACCACCTGGATGCCGAGTCAGTAGCCTGGCTGGAACGCTTCCTGCACGACTTCGAAGGCACCGTGGTGGCGATTACCCACGACCGTTACTTCCTCGATAACGTCGCAGGCTGGATTCTGGAGCTGGACCGCGGTGAAGGTATTCCGTGGGAAGGCAACTACTCTTCCTGGCTGGAGCAGAAAGATCAGCGTCTGGCACAAGAAGCCTCTCAGGAAGCGGCACGCCGTAAATCCATTGAGAAAGAGCTGGAGTGGGTGCGTCAAGGCGCTAAAGGCCGTCAGTCCAAAGGTAAGGCACGTCTGGCACGCTTTGAAGAGCTGAACAACACGGAATACCAGAAACGTAACGAAACGAACGAACTGTTTATTCCGCCTGGTGCTCGTCTTGGCGATAAAGTGGTGGAAGTCACCAATCTCAGCAAGTCCTACGGCGAACGTCAGCTCATTGACGGGCTGTCTTTCTCCGTCCCCAAAGGCGCGATTGTCGGCATTATCGGTCCGAACGGTGCCGGTAAATCAACCCTGTTCCGCATGATGTCCGGTCAGGAACAACCAGACAGCGGGACTATTGAGCTGGGTGAAACGGTGAAACTGGCGTCAGTTGACCAGTTCCGTGACGCGATGGATAACAGCAAAACCGTCTGGGAAGAAGTGTCTGGCGGGCAGGACATCATGCGTATCGGCAACACCGAAATGCCAAGCCGCGCCTACGTTGGCCGTTTCAACTTCAAAGGGGTTGATCAGGGCAAACGCGTCGGCGAGCTATCCGGTGGTGAACGCGGTCGTCTGCATCTGGCGAAACTCTTGCAGGTCGGCGGCAACGTGCTGCTGCTCGATGAACCCACCAACGACCTGGATATCGAAACCCTGCGCGCGCTGGAAAACGCCCTGCTGGAATTCCCTGGCTGCGCCATGGTGATTTCGCATGACCGTTGGTTCCTCGACCGTATCGCAACGCACATTCTGGATTATCAGGATGAAGGTAAAGTGGAATTCTTCGAAGGTAACTTTACCGAGTACGAAGAGTATAAGAAGCGTACGCTGGGTGCCGATGCGCTGGAACCCCACCGCATCAAATACAAAAAGATCGCTAAATAA
- a CDS encoding methyl-accepting chemotaxis protein — MSVQKEKIGYINNIRLVSLFITLFSIILILFALSIGTASYFLKQSNDSLDKANELSDIRAGISSSLDQLRVARLLLIQAGAANRISDHEVYKSALDQAAGRVRASQKRLDEYLARPDKQESERALDDEILKEYASYRDNAILAMQKATSDGEFEDLISLEGSSARQLDEAFSVPVRKKVTELTKAAQEINLRAEQNAKLGYWMMAGSFALSIIMAIMAYIMVRNVILAPINRLVDRIQQIAAGDLTQPPMAMGRNEIGILGANIQNMQAELTDTVTIVREGADSIYQGSSEITAGNVDLSSRTEQQAAALEETAASMEQLTATVKQNSDNAHHASQLAKNASEKAEKGGQIVKNVVDTMQDISTSSRRISEITSVINSIAFQTNILALNAAVEAARAGEQGRGFAVVAGEVRSLAQRSAQAAKEIEGLIGESSRLVDTGSGLVSQAGTTMGEIVRAVVSVTDIMGEIASASDEQSRGIGQVSQAVSEMDSATQQNAALVQEASAAAVSLEEQAARLTQAVAVFKLAGVAQRLKSSLPKAAPQPRLAPTMALAGATSKGSDSQNWETF, encoded by the coding sequence ATGTCTGTTCAAAAGGAAAAGATTGGCTATATCAATAATATACGTCTCGTTTCGTTATTTATTACTCTTTTTTCAATTATCCTGATTTTATTTGCGCTTTCTATTGGCACAGCGAGTTATTTTTTAAAGCAGAGTAATGATTCACTGGATAAAGCGAATGAACTGTCTGATATCCGCGCGGGTATCAGCAGCAGTCTCGATCAGCTACGTGTTGCTCGACTGCTGCTTATTCAGGCGGGTGCAGCGAACCGCATTAGCGATCACGAGGTATATAAATCTGCGTTAGATCAGGCCGCAGGTCGAGTCAGAGCCTCACAAAAGCGTCTGGATGAGTATCTTGCGCGTCCAGATAAACAAGAAAGTGAACGCGCGTTGGATGATGAAATTCTTAAGGAGTACGCCAGCTACCGCGATAACGCGATTCTGGCGATGCAGAAAGCAACCAGTGACGGAGAATTTGAAGATCTTATTTCGTTAGAAGGATCATCGGCCCGCCAGTTAGACGAAGCGTTCAGTGTTCCAGTACGCAAGAAGGTAACTGAACTGACGAAAGCCGCGCAGGAGATCAATCTGCGAGCAGAACAAAATGCCAAACTGGGTTACTGGATGATGGCTGGCTCCTTTGCTCTGTCTATCATTATGGCGATCATGGCTTACATCATGGTGCGTAATGTGATCCTTGCGCCCATCAACAGACTGGTTGATCGTATCCAGCAGATCGCAGCGGGCGATTTGACGCAGCCGCCGATGGCGATGGGGCGTAATGAAATCGGCATTCTGGGGGCGAATATCCAGAACATGCAGGCGGAACTCACGGATACGGTGACGATCGTACGTGAAGGTGCGGATTCGATCTATCAAGGGTCGTCAGAAATTACGGCGGGTAACGTCGATCTCTCTTCGCGCACCGAGCAGCAGGCTGCCGCGCTGGAGGAAACCGCAGCCAGCATGGAACAGCTGACCGCAACGGTGAAACAGAACTCTGACAATGCCCATCACGCCAGCCAATTGGCGAAAAATGCCTCTGAAAAAGCGGAGAAGGGCGGGCAGATCGTGAAGAACGTGGTGGATACCATGCAGGATATTTCAACCAGTTCACGCCGCATTTCCGAAATTACTTCCGTCATTAATAGCATTGCTTTCCAGACCAACATTCTGGCGCTGAACGCGGCGGTAGAAGCCGCGCGGGCGGGTGAGCAAGGGCGTGGTTTTGCCGTGGTGGCGGGCGAAGTCCGTAGTCTGGCACAGCGCAGCGCGCAGGCCGCTAAAGAAATTGAAGGGCTGATTGGCGAATCGAGCCGTCTAGTGGACACGGGGTCTGGGCTTGTGTCTCAGGCGGGTACAACCATGGGTGAGATTGTCCGTGCTGTCGTTAGCGTGACTGACATCATGGGAGAAATTGCTTCCGCTTCTGATGAGCAGAGCCGTGGCATCGGTCAGGTGAGTCAGGCCGTGTCTGAAATGGATAGTGCGACGCAACAGAATGCGGCGTTGGTGCAGGAAGCCTCGGCGGCAGCCGTTTCACTTGAAGAACAAGCTGCACGTCTAACGCAGGCTGTCGCGGTATTCAAGCTGGCAGGCGTGGCTCAGAGACTGAAATCGTCCTTGCCGAAGGCTGCACCGCAACCGCGTTTAGCGCCAACGATGGCTCTTGCCGGAGCCACTAGCAAAGGCAGCGATAGTCAAAACTGGGAAACGTTCTGA
- a CDS encoding LysR family transcriptional regulator — MFKQLQDMALFALVAECGSFTQAARKAGLAKSSLSLRISQLEQQIGLRLLNRTTRQLNLTFAGERYLIHCQEMLQASERADLAVQRLRDNPSGRLRITSPAGLGSTLLARLTAEFQQRFPAVSLDVLISDDVIDLVQEGFDVAFRTGKPHDSSLIGRSLGQTPRYLLASPDYLARHPALLHPQQLHQHRCITHHAWTEWLFHRGSELYRWLLPDSHITDNLLYARECAIAGAGITLLPDFLCLDEAVSGKLVRVLPEWQAEANELYLVYPSRKLNSPALACFIDFVLQHRALDNYSTFLKKQL, encoded by the coding sequence ATGTTTAAGCAATTGCAGGATATGGCGCTGTTTGCGCTGGTGGCCGAGTGCGGCAGCTTTACACAGGCGGCGCGAAAAGCTGGGCTGGCAAAATCCAGCCTGAGCCTGCGTATTAGCCAGCTTGAACAGCAGATCGGCCTGCGGTTGCTGAACCGAACGACGCGCCAGCTAAACCTGACGTTTGCAGGCGAGCGCTACCTGATTCACTGTCAGGAGATGCTGCAAGCCAGTGAGCGTGCCGATCTCGCTGTACAGCGCTTGCGTGATAACCCCAGTGGGCGACTGCGTATCACCAGTCCGGCGGGATTAGGTTCCACGCTGCTGGCGCGCCTCACCGCCGAGTTCCAGCAGCGCTTTCCGGCGGTATCGCTGGATGTGCTGATTTCAGATGACGTGATCGATCTGGTGCAGGAGGGCTTTGATGTCGCTTTTCGTACCGGTAAGCCTCATGACTCTTCACTGATTGGGCGTTCGCTTGGGCAGACCCCGCGATATTTGCTGGCCTCGCCCGACTATCTGGCGCGGCACCCGGCATTACTCCACCCACAGCAGCTTCATCAACACCGCTGTATTACGCATCATGCCTGGACGGAGTGGCTCTTTCATCGCGGTTCGGAACTCTATCGCTGGTTACTGCCCGATTCGCATATCACGGACAATCTGCTTTACGCCCGCGAGTGCGCTATTGCGGGGGCGGGGATTACGCTACTGCCGGATTTCCTCTGTCTGGATGAAGCGGTTTCCGGCAAGCTGGTCAGGGTCTTGCCGGAATGGCAGGCGGAAGCTAACGAACTTTATCTTGTCTATCCTAGCCGCAAACTGAATTCGCCCGCATTGGCGTGTTTTATCGACTTTGTTTTACAACATCGCGCGCTGGATAATTACTCAACGTTTTTGAAAAAGCAGCTGTGA
- a CDS encoding zinc-binding alcohol dehydrogenase family protein: MTAHAIAVDPQQPDNFIAITQDIPEPGEYDLLIGVKAISINPVDTKVHAGLRQNGLQQPRILGWDASGVVLKTGSAVSHIQVGDEVWYAGDITRPGSNTTHQLIDSRIVARKPVSLDWSAAAALPLTALTAWEGLFEHLKIQQADSEKTLLIIGGAGGVGSLAISLAALRSSVNIIATASRPDSAEWCRQRGAHKVVDYRDLVESLEKEGIKQVDYIFCLNDTDGHWDAISKLIAPMGHICTIVENKNPLDQTALKLKSAALHWELMFTRSMFTTPDIAEQGNILHEVAQLVDAGKLQGTASETLQGLTVDTLKQAHGKVLEGHMRGKIVIAL; encoded by the coding sequence ATGACCGCTCATGCGATAGCCGTTGATCCACAACAGCCCGATAATTTCATTGCCATCACGCAGGACATCCCCGAACCCGGTGAATACGATCTGTTGATCGGCGTAAAAGCCATTTCCATCAATCCAGTGGATACCAAAGTTCATGCCGGATTGCGTCAAAATGGATTACAGCAGCCCCGAATTCTCGGCTGGGATGCCAGCGGCGTCGTGCTGAAAACCGGCAGCGCCGTGAGCCACATTCAGGTAGGCGATGAAGTCTGGTACGCCGGCGACATCACCCGCCCCGGCAGCAACACTACCCATCAGTTGATTGATTCACGTATCGTGGCGCGCAAACCCGTGTCGCTGGACTGGTCAGCCGCAGCCGCACTGCCGCTCACGGCGCTGACCGCGTGGGAAGGATTGTTTGAGCATCTGAAAATACAACAGGCCGACAGCGAGAAAACGCTATTGATTATCGGCGGTGCAGGTGGCGTAGGTTCTCTTGCGATTTCTCTGGCGGCATTGCGCAGTTCGGTGAATATCATCGCCACCGCATCGCGGCCTGACTCGGCAGAGTGGTGCCGCCAGCGCGGTGCCCATAAGGTCGTCGATTACCGTGATCTGGTTGAGTCTCTGGAAAAAGAAGGGATCAAACAGGTCGATTATATTTTCTGTCTGAACGACACGGACGGTCACTGGGATGCCATCAGTAAACTGATCGCGCCAATGGGGCACATCTGCACCATCGTGGAAAACAAAAATCCGCTCGACCAAACGGCGCTGAAACTCAAAAGTGCAGCGCTGCATTGGGAATTAATGTTTACGCGCAGCATGTTCACCACGCCGGATATCGCGGAACAAGGGAACATTTTGCATGAAGTCGCACAGCTGGTTGATGCAGGAAAACTTCAGGGAACCGCCAGCGAAACGCTGCAAGGGTTAACGGTAGATACGCTAAAGCAGGCTCACGGAAAAGTGCTGGAAGGGCATATGCGCGGCAAGATCGTTATCGCGTTGTAG